The Sulfurospirillum halorespirans DSM 13726 genome has a window encoding:
- a CDS encoding phenylacetate--CoA ligase family protein — protein sequence MIWSKEETFPRHKLTELQTTRLQDTVARVYAHVPFYQKKFAELGITPADITSIDDIAKLPFTKKQDLRDNYPFGLFAVKKDAIVRIHSSSGTTGKPTVVGYTKADLDTWNEVMARVFTMAGVTSEDTSHNAYGYGLFTGGLGLHYGAETVGATVVPSSGGFTSRQLMLMKDFEATVLTSTPSFALHMAEAAVAEGYDIAKDFKLKCGIFGAEPTSLGLKEEVARVWGIHYCEIYGLSEIIGPGVSSNCFESKDLHVFEDHFYPEIIDPKTLEVLSYGEKGELVITSLTKQAFPIIRYRTGDITSLDRTPCKCGRTHVRMKSVMGRVDDMLIVNGVNVFPSQVEHVLSNIEGITLNYQIIADKKGYLDKLEIMVEVTEDMPLDSIGQLEALKKKIQHELLNNLYINAEIKLVEPRTIERSVGKAVRVIDKRSL from the coding sequence ATGATCTGGTCGAAAGAGGAGACATTTCCACGCCATAAACTGACCGAACTTCAAACCACAAGGCTTCAAGACACCGTTGCGCGCGTCTATGCGCATGTGCCTTTTTACCAAAAAAAGTTTGCAGAACTGGGCATCACGCCTGCTGATATTACCTCCATTGACGACATCGCAAAATTGCCGTTTACCAAAAAACAAGACCTGCGCGACAACTACCCTTTTGGGCTTTTCGCGGTCAAAAAAGATGCGATCGTGCGCATTCACAGCAGTAGCGGAACGACGGGCAAACCCACCGTTGTCGGGTACACCAAAGCCGATCTTGATACATGGAATGAAGTGATGGCACGCGTCTTTACGATGGCAGGCGTCACGAGTGAAGATACATCGCACAATGCCTACGGCTACGGTCTTTTCACAGGCGGTCTGGGGCTTCATTACGGCGCTGAAACCGTCGGTGCAACCGTTGTGCCTAGTTCTGGTGGTTTTACCTCACGTCAGCTGATGCTCATGAAAGACTTTGAAGCAACCGTTTTGACCTCTACACCTTCGTTTGCTCTGCATATGGCAGAAGCGGCAGTAGCTGAAGGCTATGACATCGCTAAAGATTTCAAACTCAAATGCGGTATCTTTGGAGCAGAACCTACAAGTCTTGGGCTGAAAGAAGAAGTAGCCCGTGTTTGGGGCATTCACTACTGCGAGATTTACGGTCTTTCTGAGATCATAGGACCGGGCGTTTCCTCTAACTGTTTTGAGAGCAAAGACCTGCACGTTTTTGAAGATCATTTCTACCCTGAGATCATCGACCCCAAAACCTTGGAAGTGTTGTCTTATGGTGAAAAAGGCGAACTGGTTATCACCAGCCTTACCAAACAAGCGTTTCCAATCATTCGCTACCGAACGGGCGACATCACCTCTTTGGATAGAACCCCATGTAAGTGCGGCAGAACGCATGTGCGCATGAAAAGCGTCATGGGGCGTGTGGATGATATGCTCATCGTGAACGGTGTCAATGTCTTTCCATCGCAAGTGGAACACGTACTCTCCAACATTGAAGGCATTACGCTGAACTACCAAATCATCGCCGATAAAAAAGGTTATCTCGATAAACTGGAAATCATGGTTGAAGTCACCGAAGATATGCCGCTGGATAGCATCGGGCAACTTGAAGCCTTGAAAAAGAAGATCCAACATGAACTGCTCAACAACCTCTACATCAACGCCGAGATCAAACTCGTTGAGCCTCGAACCATAGAACGCAGTGTCGGCAAAGCCGTTCGCGTCATCGACAAAAGGAGTCTGTAA
- a CDS encoding 2-oxoacid:acceptor oxidoreductase family protein — MKYQIVIAGIGGQGAVFLVKVLSIASALAKQKCLGTENHGMSQRGGSVSCYVKIGDFYAPAIDEGQADLLIALEGNEALRNIQYLHKDKGVIVMNAPKNFPKVDFETHSIDAFKKAKAKEFPIDALNVYMLGVTLALDAHFPFTCKEIEEAITAMNAKVAEKNIAVLHQGINDAKAKK; from the coding sequence ATGAAATATCAAATCGTTATCGCAGGTATCGGCGGACAAGGCGCGGTCTTTTTGGTCAAAGTGCTTAGCATCGCCTCAGCGCTTGCTAAACAAAAATGTTTAGGAACGGAAAACCACGGTATGAGCCAACGTGGCGGTTCCGTTTCGTGTTACGTCAAAATCGGCGACTTTTACGCCCCTGCGATTGATGAAGGACAAGCAGACCTTCTTATCGCACTTGAGGGCAATGAAGCGTTGCGCAACATCCAATACCTTCACAAAGACAAAGGTGTCATTGTCATGAATGCGCCGAAAAATTTCCCCAAAGTTGACTTTGAAACCCATAGCATTGACGCATTTAAAAAAGCCAAAGCCAAAGAGTTCCCTATCGACGCTCTTAACGTCTACATGCTCGGTGTTACACTCGCACTCGATGCACATTTCCCTTTTACATGTAAAGAGATCGAAGAGGCGATAACTGCGATGAACGCGAAAGTGGCAGAGAAAAATATCGCCGTGCTTCACCAAGGAATCAACGATGCAAAGGCAAAGAAATGA